A window of Zingiber officinale cultivar Zhangliang chromosome 5A, Zo_v1.1, whole genome shotgun sequence contains these coding sequences:
- the LOC121979457 gene encoding mannan endo-1,4-beta-mannosidase 5-like, protein MAKFGGSQLFLCVLALVAATAAADLPGFVERIGMTFQTEGSTFLFNGFNAHWLMGDAASPHSNGSKVTALFEEAAAAGLTVCRTWAFYDGFSNDSLQVTPGVYHEQVFKGLDFVISEARKNGLRVILSLVNNYNDYGGRAQYVDWARRAGLVVPSVDDFYTHDTIKGYFKKHIEYILNRMNTFTKMAYKNDPSIMAWELINEPHCESDPSGKIFTAWVQEMATFLKTIDNNHLLGVGLEGFYGSSTPDKVKLNNPNAVQIGVDFIKVHKVIEIDYATVHAYPDFWLKGQSEDKKTEFVKQWLWNHWKDSVEMLRKPLMLGGFGKTKKDPGYSEHIRNDFYSTVYDSIYRISKNGHKTFTGGLMWQLFVEGMESQDDGFEIILSQDANATALILNQSKRMGELAGSGTCTCTCTCTVA, encoded by the exons ATGGCGAAGTTCGGCGGATCACAGCTCTTCTTGTGTGTACTAGCGCTGGTGGCGGCGACGGCAGCTGCGGATCTCCCGGGGTTCGTCGAGAGGATAGGCATGACATTCCAGACGGAAGGGTCTACGTTCCTCTTCAACGGTTTCAACGCTCACTGGCTAATGGGCGACGCGGCGTCTCCCCACTCCAACGGGAGCAAGGTCACGGCGCTGTTCGAAGAGGCGGCTGCCGCCGGCCTCACCGTCTGCCGCACATGGGCGTTCTACGACGGCTTCAGCAACGACTCGCTTCAGGTGACGCCCGGCGTTTACCATGAGCAAGTCTTCAAg GGCCTGGACTTCGTGATATCAGAAGCCAGGAAAAATGGGTTACGAGTGATTTTAAGCTTGGTGAACAATTACAATGATTACGGCGGTCGAGCACAATACGTCGACTGGGCTCGCAGGGCAGGTTTGGTCGTGCCAAGCGTCGATGATTTCTACACACACGATACTATAAAGGGCTACTTCAAGAAACACATTGag TATATTCTAAACAGGATGAACACCTTCACAAAGATGGCCTACAAAAATGATCCCTCAATCATGGCCTGGGAGCTCATTAACGAGCCCCACTGCGAGTCCGACCCCTCGGGGAAAATTTTTACG GCTTGGGTGCAAGAGATGGCAACCTTCCTGAAGACCATAGACAACAATCACCTTCTTGGGGTCGGACTGGAGGGCTTTTATGGAAGTTCCACTCCTGACAAAGTCAAACTCAACAATCCTAATGCGGTTCAAATTGGCGTTGACTTTATTAAAGTCCACAAAGTCATCGAGATCGATTATGCAACCGTCCATGCCTACCCGGATTTTTG GTTAAAAGGGCAAAGTGAGGATAAGAAAACAGAGTTTGTAAAACAATGGCTTTGGAACCACTGGAAGGACTCGGTGGAGATGCTGAGGAAGCCACTTATGCTGGGGGGGTTCGGGAAGACCAAAAAGGATCCGGGATACTCGGAGCATATCCGCAACGACTTCTACTCCACGGTCTACGACAGCATCTATCGCATATCGAAGAATGGGCACAAGACCTTCACGGGGGGTTTAATGTGGCAGCTCTTCGTCGAGGGCATGGAATCGCAAGACGATGGCTTTGAGATTATTCTGTCGCAGGACGCCAACGCCACCGCACTCATCCTGAATCAGTCAAAAAGGATGGGAGAGCTCGCCGGCTCCGGCACCTGCACCTGCACCTGCACCTGCACCGTCGCCTAG